Proteins from one Parasteatoda tepidariorum isolate YZ-2023 chromosome 4, CAS_Ptep_4.0, whole genome shotgun sequence genomic window:
- the LOC107441928 gene encoding cyclin-dependent kinase 5 activator 1 isoform X1: MIFGVLSLILKTSKGLFDLASCEDCAVCSTAAAAMGTVLSFSPRERKPAYGEYNLNNYNYEQLNNVKNKDKNGGGVSNGTEKCNGNNHNFKKHSLFINALSWKHFTVSSKKKQEKNKNLRQPLDSIHSLVDNNKNIQNSLACFKPGLGQLDVVVRNNNNLDNVCKQKPAPPPLPPKPAILTAHNLVRPANHGAVGPLAFTSSCGGVLPPPGKAAGTSINGNVVAPSPHKKTVIQASTSELLRCLGEFLHRRCRKLKDFHPTDAVMWLRTVDRSLLMQGWQDIAFINPANVVFLYMLLRDLVAEDIEQERELQAVVLTCLYLSYSYMGNEISYPLKPFLVEDSKDKFWDRCLLIINLLSGKMLRINSEPSFFTEVFTELKACCMMAA; the protein is encoded by the exons atgatttttggaGTTCTTTCACTCATTCTGAA GACTTCGAAGGGATTGTTTGATCTGGCGTCTTGCGAGGACTGCGCTGTGTGCAGCACCGCAGCAGCAGCCATGGGCACTGTACTCAGCTTTTCTCCTCGCGAGAGGAAACCAGCCTATGGGGAGTACAACCTCAACAACTACAACTACGAGCAGCTCAACAACGTGAAGAACAAGGATAAGAACGGTGGCGGAGTGAGCAACGGAACGGAAAAGTGCAACGGAAACAACCACAACTTCAAGAAGCACTCCCTCTTTATCAACGCTTTGAGTTGGAAACATTTCACCGTTTCGAGCAAGAAGAAgcaagagaaaaacaaaaatctccGTCAACCCCTAGATAGCATCCATTCCCTTGTGGATAACAACAAAAACATCCAGAACTCTCTCGCCTGCTTCAAGCCTGGTTTAGGCCAGTTAGATGTAGTcgttagaaacaacaacaaccttGACAATGTTTGCAAACAAAAGCCAGCCCCACCACCCCTGCCACCGAAGCCTGCCATTCTCACCGCCCACAACCTGGTCCGGCCAGCAAACCATGGGGCAGTTGGTCCCCTTGCTTTCACGTCCAGCTGCGGAGGTGTCCTGCCTCCTCCAGGAAAAGCTGCCGGCACATCAATTAACGGCAATGTTGTAGCTCCGAGTCCTCACAAGAAAACTGTAATCCAGGCTTCCACTTCGGAGTTGCTGCGTTGCTTGGGCGAATTCCTCCACCGACGTTGCAGGAAACTGAAAGATTTCCATCCCACCGATGCTGTCATGTGGCTGAGGACTGTTGACAGAAGCCTCTTGATGCAAGGCTGGCAAGACATCGCCTTCATCAATCCAGCTAATGTCGTTTTCTTGTACATGCTGTTGCGAGATCTCGTTGCTGAAGACATTGAACAGGAGCGTGAACTTCAGGCTGTTGTACTGACGTGCTTGTACCTCAGCTACTCGTACATGGGCAACGAAATCTCCTATCCTCTCAAACCATTTTTGGTGGAAGACTCCAAGGACAAGTTCTGGGACCGGTGTCTTCTCATCATTAATCTCCTCAGCGGCAAGATGTTGCGCATCAATAGCGAGCCTAGTTTCTTTACTGAGGTCTTCACAGAGTTGAAAGCATGTTGCATGATGGCGGCGTAG
- the LOC107441928 gene encoding cyclin-dependent kinase 5 activator 1 isoform X2, translating to MGTVLSFSPRERKPAYGEYNLNNYNYEQLNNVKNKDKNGGGVSNGTEKCNGNNHNFKKHSLFINALSWKHFTVSSKKKQEKNKNLRQPLDSIHSLVDNNKNIQNSLACFKPGLGQLDVVVRNNNNLDNVCKQKPAPPPLPPKPAILTAHNLVRPANHGAVGPLAFTSSCGGVLPPPGKAAGTSINGNVVAPSPHKKTVIQASTSELLRCLGEFLHRRCRKLKDFHPTDAVMWLRTVDRSLLMQGWQDIAFINPANVVFLYMLLRDLVAEDIEQERELQAVVLTCLYLSYSYMGNEISYPLKPFLVEDSKDKFWDRCLLIINLLSGKMLRINSEPSFFTEVFTELKACCMMAA from the coding sequence ATGGGCACTGTACTCAGCTTTTCTCCTCGCGAGAGGAAACCAGCCTATGGGGAGTACAACCTCAACAACTACAACTACGAGCAGCTCAACAACGTGAAGAACAAGGATAAGAACGGTGGCGGAGTGAGCAACGGAACGGAAAAGTGCAACGGAAACAACCACAACTTCAAGAAGCACTCCCTCTTTATCAACGCTTTGAGTTGGAAACATTTCACCGTTTCGAGCAAGAAGAAgcaagagaaaaacaaaaatctccGTCAACCCCTAGATAGCATCCATTCCCTTGTGGATAACAACAAAAACATCCAGAACTCTCTCGCCTGCTTCAAGCCTGGTTTAGGCCAGTTAGATGTAGTcgttagaaacaacaacaaccttGACAATGTTTGCAAACAAAAGCCAGCCCCACCACCCCTGCCACCGAAGCCTGCCATTCTCACCGCCCACAACCTGGTCCGGCCAGCAAACCATGGGGCAGTTGGTCCCCTTGCTTTCACGTCCAGCTGCGGAGGTGTCCTGCCTCCTCCAGGAAAAGCTGCCGGCACATCAATTAACGGCAATGTTGTAGCTCCGAGTCCTCACAAGAAAACTGTAATCCAGGCTTCCACTTCGGAGTTGCTGCGTTGCTTGGGCGAATTCCTCCACCGACGTTGCAGGAAACTGAAAGATTTCCATCCCACCGATGCTGTCATGTGGCTGAGGACTGTTGACAGAAGCCTCTTGATGCAAGGCTGGCAAGACATCGCCTTCATCAATCCAGCTAATGTCGTTTTCTTGTACATGCTGTTGCGAGATCTCGTTGCTGAAGACATTGAACAGGAGCGTGAACTTCAGGCTGTTGTACTGACGTGCTTGTACCTCAGCTACTCGTACATGGGCAACGAAATCTCCTATCCTCTCAAACCATTTTTGGTGGAAGACTCCAAGGACAAGTTCTGGGACCGGTGTCTTCTCATCATTAATCTCCTCAGCGGCAAGATGTTGCGCATCAATAGCGAGCCTAGTTTCTTTACTGAGGTCTTCACAGAGTTGAAAGCATGTTGCATGATGGCGGCGTAG
- the LOC107441921 gene encoding hornerin, which produces MKVIALVLCMAAAAMAQYHGHGYAPAPAPAHQVVHVQPAAHHASSQGHAYGAHGQAASGYAAHGANSHADRGHYADRAHAAHGHHNAGGYAAHDAQAAQASNYGKYRNTGAYAHDKGTGYEKAYAYDKKAGHHAVLADHGAQSSSHATADKAAHHNVGAYAQAGHNKYGSHDRQAAQSHGVQAHQASAHGQHGSGHQQMYFQGPGYAYKY; this is translated from the exons ATGAAGGTG ATCGCTCTTGTTTTGTGCATGGCCGCCGCCGCCATGGCTCAATACCACGGACATGGATATGCTCCAGCTCCAGCACCAGCTCACCAGGTTGTCCATGTTCAACCTGCTGCTCACCATGCTTCATCCCAAGGACATGCCTATGGTGCTCACGGACAAGCCGCCTCTGGATACGCCGCCCATGGAGCTAACAGCCATGCCGACCGTGGACACTATGCTGACCGTGCTCACGCCGCCCATGGTCACCATAACGCTGGTGGATACGCTGCCCATGATGCCCAGGCTGCTCaag CTTCCAACTATGGCAAATACAGAAACACCGGAGCTTACGCTCACGATAAGGGAACTGGATACGAAAAGGCATACGCTTACGACAAGAAAGCCGGACACCACGCAGTCCTCGCTGACCACGGTGCCCAATCTTCCAGCCACGCTACCGCTGACAAGGCCGCACACCACAATGTTGGAGCTTACGCTCAAGCCGGACACAACAAATACGGATCCCATGACAGACAAGCAGCTCAATCTCATGGAGTTCAAGCTCACCAAGCCTCTGCTCATGGTCAACATGGAAGCGGACACCAACAAATGTACTTCCAAGGACCCGGATACGCATACAAATACTAA